Proteins co-encoded in one Montipora capricornis isolate CH-2021 chromosome 12, ASM3666992v2, whole genome shotgun sequence genomic window:
- the LOC138026850 gene encoding ryncolin-2-like: MTFQLALLFTGIFVGTFANTSVQPTKNPEISKPQYNMNNNFYAGPHCCKKIEQQLTEIKEAIAALKRNESGGSYDKVYRNCANVYNSGEKISGVYKIDPDGLGEFEVYCDHKTAGGGWTVFQKRQDGSVDFFRTWDAYKRGFGNLSGEFWLGLDKIHRLTVSSRNKLRVDLEDIHGNTAFAEYSSVTVASERAKYQLSLGKYSGTAGDSLAFHRGQAFSTKDRDNDNYSGNCASNYKGGWWYKMCHLSNLNGLYLNGKTDASGMTWYHWKNSHYSVKRSEMKIRPQNF; encoded by the exons ATGACATTCCAGTTAGCTCTGCTTTTTACCGGGATTTTTGTTGGGACATTTGCCAATACTTCGGTGCAACCAACAAAAAACCCAGAGATAAGTAAACCTCAGTACAACATGAATAACAACTTCTACGCCGGACCACACTGCTGTAAAAAAATCGAGCAGCAACTCACTGAGATCaaagaagcaatcgctgcgctgaaaagaaacgaaagtgGTGGCTCTTATGACAAAG TCTACAGGAACTGCGCCAATGTTTACAATTCTGGCGAAAAGATCAGTGGTGTGTACAAAATCGATCCCGATGgtttgggagaatttgaagtgTACTGTGATCACAAAACGGCTGGCGGAGGATGGacggtctttcaaaaaagacaagacgGCTCCGTAGATTTCTTCCGCACTTGGGACGCTTACAAACGAGGCTTTGGTAATCTGAGTGGAGAGTTTTGGCTTGGATTGGACAAGATTCACCGCCTGACTGTAAGCAGCAGGAACAAGCTTCGCGTGGACTTGGAAGACATTCATGGAAATACAGCATTTGCCGAGTACAGTTCAGTTACAGTGGCAAGTGAGCGAGCAAAATACCAGCTGAGTTTGGGGAAATATTCAG gCACTGCAGGTGATTCTCTTGCCTTTCACCGCGGCCAAGCGTTTAGCACCAAGGATCGCGATAATGATAACTATTCAGGCAACTGTGCGTCAAACTATAAAGGTGGCTGGTGGTACAAGATGTGTCACTTATCCAACCTCAATGGTCTGTATCTTAATGGCAAGACCGATGCAAGTGGAATGACCTGGTATCATTGGAAAAATAGTCACTACTCTGTCAAGCGGTCTGAGATGAAGATACGACCACAGAACTTTTAA